The following are encoded together in the Xanthobacter autotrophicus Py2 genome:
- a CDS encoding hypothetical protein (KEGG: rle:RL3927 hypothetical protein), with amino-acid sequence MWDIPSFAIPVQVNQGGQIASYADRLLGSFDQGRASRREQDILTGRKALGEEMAANPTATPNYQSLATRLLGNGDLEGAGTFMRLGQQATQNGFERQKIDIMRQRLDKDGHPTYGLTPQFGVDAQGNPVMLQLGSNGTVRQAQTPPGVSLSNKPIVSDAGTHFVLTDSITRQPITTIPKNVAGKAAAGEVGKAAGQAQAQLPGAEGMAKQIGDQIDALASDQYLPYMLGPMASHMPNVSADAARVQAKMDQLRGGVFLQGYGMLKGGGAITEVEGLKAEQAMARLSAAQSVDDYKAALGEFKDALTTGLAKLRAQGAMVPGAGQNFGAPGGAQASGAPMASGQGGPAQSAAIPPAAASLLRSNPGLSADFDRKYGAGSASRVLGGQ; translated from the coding sequence ATGTGGGACATTCCTTCGTTCGCAATTCCTGTCCAGGTCAATCAGGGCGGCCAGATCGCATCCTATGCCGACAGGCTGCTGGGCAGCTTCGACCAGGGCCGCGCCTCGCGCCGGGAACAGGACATCCTCACCGGTCGCAAGGCACTGGGCGAGGAAATGGCGGCGAACCCAACAGCGACGCCGAACTACCAGTCGCTGGCAACTCGATTGCTTGGGAATGGCGACCTGGAGGGCGCCGGCACCTTCATGAGGCTCGGTCAGCAGGCGACGCAGAACGGCTTCGAGCGGCAGAAGATCGACATCATGCGCCAGCGGCTGGACAAGGATGGGCACCCGACCTACGGGCTCACGCCGCAATTCGGGGTGGACGCGCAAGGCAACCCCGTGATGCTGCAGTTGGGTAGCAACGGCACGGTACGGCAGGCACAGACGCCACCGGGCGTCAGCCTGTCGAACAAGCCCATCGTGAGCGATGCCGGCACGCACTTCGTCCTGACGGACTCAATCACCCGTCAGCCCATCACCACCATTCCGAAGAACGTGGCGGGCAAAGCGGCAGCCGGAGAGGTCGGGAAGGCGGCGGGCCAGGCGCAAGCCCAGTTGCCCGGCGCCGAGGGCATGGCAAAGCAGATCGGCGACCAGATCGACGCGCTCGCGAGCGACCAATACCTGCCGTACATGCTGGGGCCGATGGCGTCGCACATGCCGAACGTCTCGGCTGACGCCGCCCGCGTACAAGCCAAGATGGACCAGCTTCGCGGTGGGGTGTTCCTGCAGGGTTATGGGATGCTCAAGGGCGGCGGTGCCATCACGGAGGTGGAGGGGCTGAAGGCCGAGCAGGCCATGGCCCGCCTCAGCGCCGCGCAGAGTGTGGACGACTACAAGGCGGCGCTCGGCGAGTTCAAGGATGCGCTTACTACCGGCCTCGCCAAGCTCCGGGCGCAGGGGGCGATGGTGCCGGGTGCGGGCCAGAACTTCGGGGCTCCGGGCGGCGCTCAGGCTTCGGGCGCGCCGATGGCCAGTGGCCAGGGCGGGCCTGCACAGTCGGCTGCAATTCCTCCCGCAGCAGCAAGCCTCCTGCGCAGCAACCCCGGCCTCTCCGCGGACTTCGACCGCAAGTACGGGGCTGGCTCTGCCTCTCGCGTCCTTGGAGGGCAGTAA